A single region of the Paraburkholderia megapolitana genome encodes:
- a CDS encoding DODA-type extradiol aromatic ring-opening family dioxygenase, whose protein sequence is MTRLPALFLSHGAPTLPIDPSMPSGEFAALSTQLPRPNAILMLSAHWGTAAPVASTAQQPETIHDFYGFPRALYEIRYPAPGAPDVARRAAAQLSEQGLLATTQSHGLDHGAWVPMLLMFPAADIPVAQLSIQPHMDAAHHFRVGRALRALKDDGVMVIGSGQITHNLRSADFSAGPNDADPRVAEFTDWFEERLAARDIDALLDYRSRAPHAVLMHPTDEHLLPVFAALGAADDDYTLSVQSLGTYQRTLAMTNYVFGSA, encoded by the coding sequence ATGACCCGTCTACCTGCTCTTTTCCTCTCGCACGGTGCGCCAACCCTGCCGATCGATCCGTCCATGCCGTCGGGCGAATTCGCGGCGTTGTCGACCCAGTTGCCGCGCCCCAACGCGATCCTGATGCTCTCCGCCCACTGGGGCACGGCAGCGCCGGTGGCTAGCACGGCGCAACAACCCGAGACGATCCACGACTTCTACGGCTTTCCGCGCGCGCTCTACGAGATCCGTTATCCGGCACCCGGTGCACCCGACGTGGCACGCCGCGCCGCCGCTCAGTTGAGCGAGCAGGGCCTGCTCGCGACGACGCAGTCGCACGGGCTCGATCACGGCGCGTGGGTGCCGATGCTGCTGATGTTCCCCGCCGCCGACATCCCCGTCGCCCAGTTGTCGATCCAGCCTCACATGGACGCCGCGCATCACTTCCGTGTAGGCCGGGCATTGCGCGCGCTGAAGGATGACGGCGTGATGGTGATCGGCTCCGGCCAGATCACGCACAACCTGCGCAGCGCGGATTTCTCGGCGGGCCCGAACGACGCCGATCCACGTGTCGCCGAATTCACCGACTGGTTCGAAGAGCGGCTGGCCGCACGCGATATCGATGCGTTGCTCGACTATCGCAGCCGCGCGCCGCACGCGGTGTTGATGCATCCCACCGACGAGCACCTGCTGCCGGTATTCGCCGCCCTGGGCGCGGCGGACGACGACTACACGCTATCGGTCCAGTCGCTGGGCACGTACCAGCGCACCCTGGCGATGACGAACTACGTATTCGGCAGCGCATAA
- the grxD gene encoding Grx4 family monothiol glutaredoxin has protein sequence MDTQQRIKQIVDENTVVLFMKGTSQFPMCGFSGRAIQILKACGVDELKTVNVLEDDGIRQGIKEFSNWPTIPQLYVKGEFVGGSDIMMEMYQSGELQQLFAAA, from the coding sequence ATGGACACGCAACAACGCATCAAGCAAATCGTCGACGAAAACACCGTCGTGCTCTTCATGAAGGGCACCTCGCAATTCCCGATGTGCGGTTTTTCGGGCCGCGCCATCCAGATCCTGAAGGCGTGCGGCGTCGACGAACTGAAGACCGTCAACGTCCTCGAGGACGACGGCATCCGTCAGGGCATCAAGGAATTCTCGAACTGGCCGACCATCCCGCAGCTGTACGTGAAGGGTGAGTTCGTCGGCGGCTCGGACATCATGATGGAGATGTATCAGTCGGGCGAGCTGCAGCAGCTCTTCGCTGCCGCCTGA
- a CDS encoding nitroreductase family protein, with amino-acid sequence MTTKHAPTDVSIHELLAGRWSPRAFSNEPVSREHLHSVLEAARWAPSSFNAQPWRFLVFDRSTDEAAFKRAFATLVPFNQGWNGSVPVLIAVTTQTLTSKGEVNRCAPYDAGAAAMALVLQAHALGLAAHQMAGVDVNAFRSAFAIPDDVEVIAMISLGHYGDAAKLDPALRDREKAGRTRSPLGEIAFAGAWKKPFVAA; translated from the coding sequence ATGACCACCAAACACGCACCGACCGACGTTTCCATTCACGAGTTGCTCGCTGGGCGCTGGAGCCCGCGGGCCTTTTCGAATGAGCCGGTGAGCCGCGAGCACTTGCATTCGGTTCTCGAGGCCGCGCGCTGGGCGCCGTCGTCCTTCAACGCACAGCCGTGGCGTTTCCTTGTATTCGATCGCAGCACCGACGAAGCCGCATTCAAGCGCGCCTTCGCAACGCTCGTGCCGTTCAATCAAGGCTGGAATGGATCGGTGCCGGTGTTGATCGCCGTGACCACGCAGACGCTGACGAGCAAGGGTGAAGTCAATCGTTGCGCACCCTACGATGCAGGTGCGGCCGCGATGGCGCTGGTGCTGCAGGCTCATGCACTCGGCCTCGCTGCGCATCAGATGGCTGGCGTCGACGTCAATGCATTCCGCAGCGCGTTTGCGATTCCGGACGATGTCGAAGTGATCGCGATGATCTCGCTCGGACACTATGGCGATGCGGCGAAACTCGACCCGGCGTTGCGTGACCGCGAGAAGGCTGGGCGTACGCGTTCGCCGCTCGGCGAAATTGCCTTTGCCGGCGCGTGGAAGAAGCCTTTCGTGGCAGCTTGA
- a CDS encoding cold-shock protein: METGTVKWFNDAKGFGFITPDGGGEDLFAHFSEIRTEGFKTLQENQKVSFEVKTGPKGKQAANIKPV; this comes from the coding sequence ATGGAAACCGGTACCGTCAAGTGGTTCAATGACGCAAAGGGCTTTGGCTTCATCACTCCCGACGGCGGCGGCGAAGATCTGTTCGCGCATTTCTCGGAAATCCGCACGGAAGGCTTCAAGACGCTGCAAGAAAACCAAAAAGTGTCTTTCGAAGTGAAGACCGGCCCGAAGGGCAAGCAAGCTGCGAACATCAAGCCGGTGTAA
- the prfA gene encoding peptide chain release factor 1 yields the protein MKTSMQSKLDQLTTRLAELNDLLSREDITANLDQYRKLTREHAELGPVVEQYAQWRHAAGDAATAQELLADASMRDFAEEEIRAARERMEQLAAELQKMLLPKDPNDERNIFVEIRAGTGGDESALFAGDLLRMYLRYAERNRWQVEMMSASESDLGGYKEVIVRIAGEAAYSKLKFESGGHRVQRVPATETQGRIHTSACTVAVMPEADEIGEVEINPADLRIDTFRASGAGGQHINKTDSAVRVTHLPTGIVVECQDDRSQHKNKDRALKVLAARIKDKQSHEQQAKEAATRKSLIGSGDRSERIRTYNFPQGRLTDHRINLTLYRLDSIMDGDLDELIAALVSEHQAELLASLGDAD from the coding sequence ATGAAAACGAGCATGCAAAGCAAGCTCGACCAGCTCACTACCCGACTGGCCGAACTAAACGATCTGTTGAGCCGCGAAGACATCACGGCGAATCTCGACCAATACCGTAAGCTCACCCGCGAGCATGCCGAACTCGGCCCGGTGGTTGAGCAGTACGCGCAGTGGCGCCACGCGGCCGGCGATGCGGCGACCGCGCAGGAACTGCTCGCCGATGCGTCGATGCGCGACTTCGCGGAAGAAGAAATCCGCGCGGCACGCGAGCGCATGGAACAGCTCGCCGCCGAACTGCAGAAGATGCTGCTGCCGAAAGACCCGAACGACGAGCGCAACATCTTCGTCGAAATCCGCGCGGGCACGGGCGGCGACGAATCGGCGCTGTTTGCAGGCGATCTGCTGCGGATGTACCTGCGCTACGCGGAACGCAACCGCTGGCAGGTCGAGATGATGTCGGCGAGCGAATCCGATCTTGGCGGCTACAAGGAAGTGATCGTGCGGATTGCGGGCGAAGCCGCGTATTCGAAGCTCAAGTTCGAATCGGGTGGTCATCGCGTGCAGCGCGTGCCGGCTACCGAAACGCAGGGCCGCATTCACACGTCTGCTTGCACCGTCGCCGTGATGCCCGAAGCGGATGAGATCGGCGAAGTCGAAATCAATCCGGCGGATCTTCGCATCGACACGTTCCGCGCGTCCGGGGCGGGCGGTCAGCACATCAACAAGACCGACTCGGCGGTGCGTGTCACTCACTTGCCGACCGGCATCGTCGTCGAGTGCCAGGACGATCGCTCGCAGCACAAGAACAAGGATCGCGCGCTGAAGGTGCTGGCCGCGCGCATCAAGGACAAGCAATCTCACGAGCAGCAGGCGAAAGAAGCGGCGACGCGCAAGAGCCTGATCGGCTCCGGCGACCGCTCGGAGCGTATCCGCACTTACAACTTTCCGCAGGGGCGGTTGACCGATCACCGGATCAACCTGACGCTGTACCGCCTCGACTCGATCATGGACGGCGATCTCGACGAACTGATCGCGGCGCTCGTCAGCGAGCATCAGGCGGAACTGCTGGCGTCGCTGGGCGACGCTGACTGA
- the hemA gene encoding glutamyl-tRNA reductase has translation MQLLTIGINHHTAPVALRERVAFPLEQIKPALATFKDLWLGRMAPTAPEAAILSTCNRTELYCATDDQAAREAAIHWLSKYHNLPVDELAPHVYALPQSEAVRHAFRVASGLDSMVLGETQILGQMKDAVRTASEAGALGTYLNQLFQRTFAVAKEVRGTTEIGAQSVSMAAAAVRLAQRIFDKIANQRVLFIGAGEMIELCATHFAAQQPRELVVANRTAERGSRLAERFNGRAIPLAELPTRLHEFDIVVSCTASTLPIIGLGAVERAVKARRHRPIFMVDLAVPRDIEPEVGKLEDVFLYTVDDLGAIVREGNASRQAAVAQAEAIIETRVQNFMQWLDARSIVPVIRHMHTQADALRRAEVERAQKMLARGEDPAAVLEALSQALTNKLIHGPTHALNRASGPDRDALIDLMGGFYKHSGSTER, from the coding sequence ATGCAGCTTCTAACGATCGGAATCAATCACCACACCGCACCCGTCGCCTTGCGCGAACGTGTGGCGTTTCCGCTCGAACAGATCAAGCCCGCCCTCGCGACGTTCAAGGACCTTTGGTTGGGGCGCATGGCCCCCACCGCCCCCGAAGCCGCGATCCTGTCCACCTGCAACCGCACTGAACTCTACTGCGCCACCGACGACCAGGCCGCCCGCGAAGCCGCCATCCACTGGCTGTCGAAGTACCACAACCTCCCCGTCGACGAACTCGCGCCACACGTCTATGCGCTGCCGCAGTCGGAAGCGGTGCGCCACGCGTTTCGCGTTGCGTCGGGGCTCGACTCGATGGTGCTCGGCGAAACGCAGATTCTCGGGCAGATGAAAGACGCGGTACGCACGGCATCGGAAGCCGGCGCGCTCGGGACTTACCTGAACCAGCTGTTCCAGCGCACTTTCGCGGTGGCGAAGGAAGTGCGCGGCACCACTGAAATCGGCGCGCAGTCGGTCTCGATGGCCGCCGCCGCCGTGCGGCTCGCGCAACGCATTTTCGACAAGATCGCGAACCAGCGCGTGCTGTTTATCGGCGCCGGCGAAATGATCGAACTGTGCGCGACCCACTTCGCCGCCCAGCAGCCGCGCGAACTGGTGGTCGCGAACCGTACCGCCGAACGCGGCTCGCGGCTCGCCGAACGCTTTAACGGTCGCGCCATTCCGCTCGCCGAGCTGCCCACGCGGTTGCACGAGTTCGACATCGTCGTGTCGTGTACGGCATCGACGCTGCCGATCATCGGGCTCGGCGCCGTCGAGCGCGCCGTGAAGGCCCGCCGCCACCGGCCGATTTTCATGGTCGACCTCGCGGTACCGCGCGACATCGAACCCGAAGTCGGCAAGCTCGAAGACGTGTTCCTGTACACCGTCGACGACCTCGGCGCGATCGTCCGCGAAGGCAATGCCTCGCGCCAGGCCGCGGTCGCCCAGGCCGAAGCGATCATCGAAACGCGCGTACAGAACTTCATGCAGTGGCTCGATGCGCGCAGCATCGTGCCGGTCATTCGCCACATGCACACCCAGGCGGATGCATTGCGTCGCGCTGAAGTGGAGCGCGCGCAGAAGATGCTCGCGCGCGGCGAAGATCCCGCTGCCGTGCTCGAAGCGCTGTCGCAGGCGCTCACCAACAAGCTGATCCACGGCCCCACGCATGCGCTCAATCGCGCGAGCGGTCCGGACCGCGACGCGCTCATCGACCTGATGGGCGGCTTCTACAAACACTCCGGTTCTACGGAGCGTTAG
- a CDS encoding MFS transporter — protein MTGPSTAVPRDTSPAIVVTDLPARLDRLPWGRFHSLIVAALGITWLLDGLEVTLAGAVASALKTSPALHFSNADVGLTGSAYIAGAVLGALGFGWLTDRLGRRKLFFITLTLYLAATAATALSWNLASFIVFRFLTGTGIGGEYTAINSTIQEFTPARVRGWTDLAINGTFWVGAGLGATGSLVLLDPGLLPADWGWRACFLIGAVLALAILPMRAWVPESPRWLLTHGEADEARTIVEGIEARFHHNGATLPPVDTTASPLRLRVRKHTALSEVFDTLFRLHRRRSLVGLSLMTAQAFFYNAIFFTYALVLSDFYHVPGDHIGWYLLPFALGNFLGPLVLGRLFDVIGRRVMIATTYALSGILLAVSGYLFEQQWLTVTTQTLAWMTIFFFASAAASSAYLTVSESFPLEIRALAIAVFYAFGTALGGIAGPALFGRLIDTQQRSEVFAGYLLGSALMLVAAVIAGIWGVDAERKSLESVATPLSAVADDD, from the coding sequence ATGACCGGGCCGTCCACCGCCGTACCGCGCGATACATCGCCCGCGATCGTCGTCACCGACCTGCCTGCGCGGCTCGACCGCCTGCCGTGGGGTCGTTTCCACTCGCTGATCGTCGCGGCGCTCGGGATCACCTGGCTGCTGGACGGGCTCGAAGTGACGCTGGCGGGCGCCGTCGCGAGCGCGCTCAAGACGAGTCCGGCGCTGCATTTTTCCAACGCGGACGTCGGGCTGACAGGCAGCGCCTACATTGCGGGCGCGGTGCTTGGGGCGCTCGGTTTCGGCTGGCTCACCGACCGGCTCGGGCGCCGCAAGCTCTTCTTCATTACGCTCACGCTCTACCTCGCCGCGACCGCCGCCACCGCGCTGTCGTGGAATCTCGCGAGCTTCATCGTGTTCCGCTTCCTGACCGGTACTGGCATCGGCGGCGAGTATACGGCGATCAACTCGACGATCCAGGAGTTCACGCCCGCACGCGTGCGCGGCTGGACCGATCTCGCGATCAACGGGACGTTCTGGGTGGGCGCGGGGCTCGGTGCGACGGGCTCGCTGGTGCTGCTCGATCCGGGCCTGCTGCCGGCGGACTGGGGCTGGCGCGCGTGCTTCCTGATCGGCGCGGTGCTCGCCCTCGCCATCCTGCCGATGCGCGCATGGGTGCCGGAAAGTCCGCGCTGGCTGCTGACGCATGGCGAAGCCGACGAGGCACGCACGATCGTCGAGGGTATCGAAGCGCGTTTTCACCACAACGGCGCCACGCTGCCGCCCGTCGATACAACCGCGAGCCCGCTGCGGTTGCGCGTGCGCAAACATACGGCGCTCAGCGAAGTATTCGATACGCTGTTCAGGCTGCATCGACGGCGCTCGCTAGTGGGCCTCTCGCTGATGACCGCGCAGGCGTTCTTCTACAACGCGATCTTCTTCACCTACGCACTGGTCCTCAGCGATTTCTATCACGTGCCAGGCGACCACATCGGCTGGTACCTGCTGCCGTTCGCGCTCGGCAACTTTCTCGGACCGCTCGTGCTTGGCCGGCTGTTCGATGTGATCGGCCGTCGCGTGATGATCGCGACGACCTATGCGCTATCCGGCATCCTGCTAGCCGTGAGCGGCTATCTGTTCGAACAGCAGTGGCTTACCGTGACGACACAGACGCTGGCGTGGATGACGATCTTCTTCTTTGCCTCGGCGGCGGCGAGTTCTGCATATCTGACGGTGAGCGAATCGTTTCCGCTCGAAATCCGCGCGCTTGCGATCGCGGTGTTCTATGCATTTGGCACCGCGCTCGGAGGCATTGCAGGACCGGCGTTGTTCGGCCGGTTGATCGACACGCAGCAGCGCAGTGAAGTCTTCGCGGGTTACCTGCTCGGCTCGGCGCTCATGCTCGTTGCGGCGGTAATCGCGGGGATCTGGGGTGTCGATGCGGAAAGGAAATCGCTGGAAAGTGTGGCGACACCGCTGTCGGCAGTCGCCGATGACGATTGA
- a CDS encoding UbiX family flavin prenyltransferase: MPPSLDPRAAAPHRLIVAITGATGAVYGIRLLETLRRLGGVESHLLISSAGWLNIRHELQLSREDIHPLADVVHSVRDVGATIASGSFRTDGMIVAPCSMKTLASIAHGLSDNLITRAADVTLKERRRLVLMVRETPLNLAHLRNMTAVTEMGGVIFPPLPAFYNAPASIDEMVDHTVARVLDLFALGGPGLAPVWGGLRSTEE, translated from the coding sequence GTGCCGCCCTCCCTCGACCCACGTGCGGCGGCACCGCACCGGCTGATCGTCGCGATCACCGGCGCGACCGGTGCTGTGTACGGCATCCGGCTGCTTGAAACGCTGCGGCGGCTGGGTGGCGTCGAATCCCATCTGCTGATCTCCAGCGCCGGCTGGCTCAATATCCGGCACGAACTCCAGCTGTCGAGAGAAGACATTCATCCGCTCGCCGATGTGGTCCATTCGGTGCGCGATGTCGGCGCAACCATCGCGTCCGGGTCCTTTCGCACCGACGGCATGATCGTCGCGCCGTGTTCGATGAAAACCCTCGCGAGTATCGCGCACGGGCTCTCCGACAACCTGATCACGCGCGCGGCCGACGTCACGCTGAAGGAGCGGCGCCGGCTGGTGCTGATGGTGCGCGAGACGCCGCTCAATCTCGCGCATCTGCGCAACATGACGGCCGTGACCGAAATGGGCGGCGTGATTTTTCCGCCGTTGCCGGCGTTCTACAACGCGCCGGCATCGATCGACGAAATGGTCGATCACACGGTGGCGCGCGTGCTGGACCTGTTCGCACTCGGCGGGCCGGGTCTCGCACCGGTCTGGGGCGGGCTGCGTAGTACGGAAGAGTGA
- a CDS encoding Hsp70 family protein — MTYCAIDFGTSNSAVALPDAAGAMRLAPVERDYTTLPTAVFFNVDENTREFGRAALEAYIDGFDGRLMRSMKSILGSSLAETTTDLGDGSAIRYTDVIALFVEHLKRSAEAAAGAPIHRAVLGRPVFFVDDDPRADQLAQQQLEAAARSVGLREIHFQYEPIAAAFDYESHLEAEGLVLVADIGGGTSDFSLVRVGPQRMHRLERKDDVLAHHGVHVAGTDFDRRVELATILRELGYQTFDPEGREIPNRVYFDLATWHLINTVYSPKRVSELSLMRHLYPDLRHHDRLMRVVERHLGHALAAHAEEAKIGVAAGGETVIDLDEVEDDLRLAFDEAQLVEAGLEETRRIVLAARDTVQAAGIAPRDVTAVYFTGGSTGLRFLSGALAAAFPDAQPVFGDRLASVATGLGIHAQRLFI; from the coding sequence ATGACTTATTGTGCGATTGACTTCGGCACGTCGAATTCGGCGGTCGCGTTGCCTGACGCCGCTGGGGCGATGCGCCTCGCGCCCGTCGAGCGTGACTACACGACGCTGCCCACCGCCGTGTTCTTCAATGTCGACGAGAATACCCGCGAGTTCGGCCGCGCGGCGCTGGAAGCGTATATCGACGGCTTCGACGGGCGTTTGATGCGCTCGATGAAGAGCATTCTTGGGTCATCGCTGGCAGAAACCACCACCGATCTCGGCGACGGGTCTGCGATCCGCTATACCGATGTGATCGCGCTGTTCGTCGAGCATCTGAAGCGCTCTGCGGAAGCGGCCGCGGGCGCGCCGATTCATCGTGCGGTGCTCGGCCGGCCGGTGTTTTTCGTCGACGACGATCCCCGCGCCGACCAGCTTGCGCAGCAGCAGCTCGAGGCGGCGGCGCGCTCGGTCGGCTTGCGCGAGATCCACTTCCAGTACGAACCGATCGCCGCCGCATTCGACTACGAATCGCATCTCGAGGCGGAAGGGCTCGTGCTCGTGGCCGATATCGGCGGCGGTACGTCGGACTTCTCACTGGTGCGCGTCGGGCCGCAGCGCATGCATCGGCTCGAACGGAAAGACGACGTGCTCGCGCATCACGGCGTGCACGTGGCCGGGACCGATTTCGACCGCCGCGTCGAACTCGCGACGATCCTGCGAGAACTCGGCTATCAGACGTTCGACCCCGAAGGTCGCGAGATCCCGAACCGCGTGTATTTCGATCTGGCTACGTGGCATCTGATCAACACCGTCTATTCGCCCAAGCGCGTGAGCGAACTGTCGCTGATGCGGCATCTGTATCCGGATCTGCGGCATCACGACCGGCTGATGCGGGTCGTCGAGCGGCACCTTGGGCACGCCTTGGCCGCGCATGCAGAAGAAGCGAAGATCGGCGTGGCGGCGGGCGGCGAGACGGTGATCGACCTCGATGAAGTGGAGGACGATCTGCGGCTTGCATTCGACGAAGCCCAACTCGTCGAGGCAGGACTGGAAGAGACGCGGCGCATCGTCCTCGCCGCACGCGATACCGTGCAGGCCGCAGGCATCGCCCCACGCGATGTGACCGCGGTCTACTTCACCGGTGGATCGACGGGACTGCGGTTCTTGTCGGGCGCGCTGGCAGCCGCATTTCCGGATGCACAGCCGGTGTTCGGCGATCGCCTCGCGAGCGTCGCGACCGGGCTCGGCATTCACGCGCAACGTCTATTCATTTGA
- the prmC gene encoding peptide chain release factor N(5)-glutamine methyltransferase, with the protein MDTVAALLRVSPLAPLEARILLGHVLGWRRTELITRSDEPLDAALVARFRTLEARRVAGEPVAQLIGSREFFGLDFEVTPDVLIPRPETELLVETALAALVGRRVPRVLDLGTGTGAIAVAIASERPDARIWATDRSAEALGVAARNAARLLDPARPGGPLQFAQGDWYAALDTALHFDVIVSNPPYIASGDPHLSQGDLRFEPRGALTDEADGLAAIRTIVAGAPRHLVPGGALWIEHGYDQAAAVRALLTERGLLAASSARDLAGIERISGAQMPG; encoded by the coding sequence ATGGATACCGTCGCCGCCCTGTTGCGTGTCTCGCCACTAGCGCCACTCGAAGCGCGCATCCTGCTCGGGCATGTGCTCGGCTGGCGCCGTACCGAGTTGATTACGCGCAGCGATGAGCCGCTCGATGCAGCACTTGTCGCGCGTTTCCGTACGCTCGAAGCACGTCGCGTCGCGGGCGAGCCGGTGGCGCAACTGATCGGCTCGCGGGAATTCTTCGGGCTCGACTTCGAGGTCACACCGGACGTGCTGATTCCGCGGCCTGAAACCGAACTGCTGGTTGAAACGGCGCTGGCGGCACTCGTTGGGCGCCGGGTGCCGCGTGTCCTCGATCTGGGTACCGGCACCGGCGCAATTGCTGTCGCGATTGCCTCGGAGCGGCCCGATGCGCGCATCTGGGCCACCGACCGCTCGGCCGAAGCGCTCGGCGTCGCGGCGCGCAACGCCGCTCGATTGCTCGATCCGGCGCGTCCCGGCGGGCCGCTACAGTTCGCACAGGGCGACTGGTACGCGGCGCTCGATACCGCGCTGCACTTCGACGTCATCGTCAGCAATCCGCCGTATATCGCCAGCGGCGATCCGCATCTGAGCCAGGGCGATCTCCGCTTCGAACCTCGCGGTGCATTAACCGACGAGGCCGACGGCCTGGCGGCGATCCGCACGATCGTCGCGGGCGCCCCGCGCCACCTCGTGCCCGGCGGCGCGCTCTGGATCGAGCACGGCTACGACCAGGCAGCCGCCGTACGCGCACTGCTCACGGAGCGCGGTTTGCTCGCCGCCAGTTCGGCCCGCGATCTTGCCGGCATCGAGCGTATCAGCGGCGCCCAGATGCCCGGCTGA
- a CDS encoding APC family permease, which produces MKSSIQRNIGPVALMLTGLGSIIGSGWLFGAWKAAKIAGPASICAWIIGAVVILAIALTYAELGAMFPESGGMVRYARYSHGALVGFISAWANWIAIVSVIPIEAEASIQYMSTWPYQWAHDLFVNGSLTTLGLLLSAVLVIIYFLLNYWGVKLFARANSAITVFKFLIPGATILGLMLTGFHHENFGEASTFAPYGWSAVFTAVATSGIVFAFNGFQSPINLAGEARNPAKSVPFAVIGSILLALVIYVLLQIAYIGAVNPTDVLKGWSHFNFASPFAELALALNLNWLAILLYVDAFVSPSGTGTTYMATTTRMIYAMERNNTMPKMFGNVHPLYGVPRQAMWFNLLVSFIFLFFFRGWSSLAAVISVATVISYLTGPISLMSLRRAATDLDRPLHIPGMKVIAPFAFVCASLILFWAKWPLTGEIILLMIVALPVYFYYQTKAGFAGWGRDLKAAWWLVAYLPVMAILSLIGSKQFGGHNILPYGWDMLVVIICSLIFYYWGVHTGYRTDYLNERENPDEILEGIGA; this is translated from the coding sequence GTGAAAAGTTCTATTCAACGGAACATCGGGCCGGTGGCGCTGATGCTGACCGGTCTCGGTTCGATCATCGGTTCGGGCTGGCTGTTCGGCGCGTGGAAAGCGGCAAAAATTGCAGGTCCGGCGTCGATTTGTGCATGGATTATCGGTGCGGTCGTGATTCTCGCTATTGCGCTCACTTATGCCGAACTGGGTGCGATGTTTCCGGAGTCGGGCGGCATGGTGCGCTACGCGCGCTACTCGCACGGCGCGCTGGTCGGTTTTATCAGCGCATGGGCCAACTGGATCGCCATCGTCTCGGTGATTCCGATCGAAGCCGAAGCGTCGATCCAGTACATGAGTACCTGGCCATACCAGTGGGCGCACGATCTATTCGTCAACGGGTCGCTAACCACGTTAGGGTTACTGCTTTCCGCAGTGCTCGTGATCATCTACTTCCTGCTGAATTACTGGGGCGTCAAACTGTTCGCCCGCGCTAATTCGGCGATCACGGTCTTCAAGTTCCTGATTCCCGGCGCTACGATCCTGGGCCTGATGCTGACGGGCTTTCACCACGAGAACTTCGGTGAAGCCAGCACGTTTGCTCCGTACGGCTGGTCGGCGGTGTTTACCGCGGTCGCGACGAGCGGCATCGTGTTCGCGTTCAACGGTTTCCAGAGCCCGATCAACCTGGCGGGCGAAGCGCGCAATCCGGCGAAGAGCGTGCCGTTCGCGGTGATCGGCTCGATCCTGCTGGCACTCGTGATCTATGTGCTGCTGCAGATCGCCTACATCGGCGCAGTGAATCCGACCGATGTGCTGAAGGGCTGGAGCCATTTCAACTTCGCCTCGCCGTTCGCCGAACTCGCGCTCGCGCTGAACCTGAACTGGCTCGCCATCCTGCTGTACGTCGATGCATTCGTTAGCCCGAGCGGTACCGGCACGACGTACATGGCGACGACGACCCGCATGATCTACGCGATGGAGCGCAACAACACGATGCCCAAGATGTTCGGCAACGTGCATCCGCTCTATGGCGTGCCGCGTCAGGCGATGTGGTTCAACCTGCTCGTGTCTTTCATCTTCCTGTTCTTCTTCCGCGGCTGGAGTTCGCTGGCGGCGGTGATTTCGGTGGCGACGGTGATCTCGTACCTGACGGGCCCGATCAGCCTGATGTCGCTGCGCCGCGCGGCAACCGATCTCGACCGGCCGCTGCATATTCCCGGCATGAAAGTGATCGCGCCGTTCGCCTTCGTCTGCGCATCGCTGATCCTGTTCTGGGCAAAATGGCCGCTGACCGGCGAGATCATCCTGCTGATGATCGTCGCGCTGCCGGTGTACTTCTACTACCAGACGAAGGCGGGCTTCGCCGGCTGGGGCCGCGATCTGAAGGCGGCGTGGTGGCTCGTCGCGTATCTGCCGGTGATGGCGATCCTGTCGCTGATCGGCAGCAAGCAGTTTGGCGGTCACAACATCCTGCCGTACGGCTGGGACATGCTGGTCGTGATCATCTGCTCGCTGATCTTCTATTACTGGGGTGTGCATACCGGCTATCGCACCGACTACCTCAACGAGCGTGAGAACCCGGACGAGATTCTCGAAGGGATCGGCGCTTGA